In Balaenoptera musculus isolate JJ_BM4_2016_0621 chromosome 17, mBalMus1.pri.v3, whole genome shotgun sequence, a genomic segment contains:
- the HNF4G gene encoding hepatocyte nuclear factor 4-gamma isoform X2, whose protein sequence is MCVSKSMMRVSEPILDMEMANYSEVLDPTYTTLEFETMQILYNSNDSSVPETTSMNTTDNGVNCLCAICGDRATGKHYGASSCDGCKGFFRRSIRKSHVYSCRFSRQCVVDKDKRNQCRYCRLRKCFRAGMKKEAVQNERDRISTRRSTFDGSNIPSINTLAQAEVRSRQISVSSPGASTDINIKKIASIGDVCESMKQQLLVLVEWAKYIPAFCELPLDDQVALLRAHAGEHLLLGATKRSMVYKDILLLGNNYIIHRNSCEVEISRVANRVLDELVRPFQEIQIDDNEYACLKAIVFFDPDAKGLSDPVKIKNMRFQVQLSLEDYINDRQYDSRGRFGELLLLLPTLQSVTWQMIEQIQFVKLFGMVKIDNLLQEMLLGGASSEANHLHHPMHPHLSQDPLTGQTILLGPMSTLVHTDQICLGAQKNMQDVLALPGSTGP, encoded by the exons ATGTGTGTATCTAAATCAATGATGAGGGTATCGGAACCGATACTGGACATGGAGATGGCAAATTACAGTGAAGTTTTGGACCCAACTTATACAACTTTGGAGTTTGAAACTATGCAGATTCTGTATAATTCAAATG ATAGTTCTGTCCCAGAGACAACAAGTATGAATACCACAGATAACGGTGTCAACTGTCTATGTGCTATATGTGGGGACAGAGCGACAGGAAAGCACTATGGCGCCTCCAGCTGTGATGGGTGCAAGGGCTTCTTCAGACGCAGCATCCGCAAGAGTCACGTTTATTCCTGCAG GTTCAGTCGGCAATGTGTTGTTGACAAAGACAAAAGGAATCAATGTAGATACTGTCGATTAAGAAAGTGCTTTAGAGcaggaatgaaaaaagaag CTGTGCAAAACGAACGTGATAGAATCAGCACGAGAAGAAGCACATTTGATGGCAGCAACATCCCCTCCATTAACACACTGGCACAAGCAGAAGTTCGGTCTCGCCAG ATCTCAGTCTCAAGCCCTGGTGCAAGCACTgacataaatattaagaaaattgcCAGTATTGGTGATGTCTGTGAATCCATGAAACAGCAGCTCTTAGTCTTGGTGGAATGGGCTAAATATATTCCTGCCTTTTGTGAGTTACCACTGGATGATCAG GTGGCACTGTTGAGAGCTCACGCAGGGGAACATTTACTGCTTGGAGCTACAAAGAGATCCATGGTGTATAAAGATATTTTGCTTTtgg GAAACAATTACATTATTCACCGCAACAGCTGTGAAGTTGAGATTAGCCGTGTGGCCAACCGGGTTCTAGACGAGCTGGTCCGACCATTTCAAGAAATTCAGATCGATGACAATGAATATGCTTGTTTGAAGGCAATTGTATTTTTTGATCCAG ACGCAAAAGGGCTAAGTGATCCAGTAAAGATTAAGAACATGCGGTTCCAAGTGCAGCTGAGTTTGGAGGACTACATCAACGACCGGCAGTACGACTCCCGGGGCAGGTTTGGGGAGCTGCTCTTGCTCCTGCCCACGCTGCAGAGCGTCACTTGGCAAATGATTGAGCAAATACAATTCGTTAAACTTTTTGGGATGGTTAAAATCGACAACTTACTTCAGGAGATGCTACTGGGTG GTGCTTCCAGTGAGGCTAACCATCTCCATCATCCAATGCACCCACATTTATCTCAAGATCCATTAACTGGACAAACTATACTTTTGGGTCCAATGTCAACACTGGTTCATACAGACCAGATCT GTTTAGGAGCACAAAAGAACATGCAGGATGTCCTAGCTTTGCCTGGTAGTACAGGACCATAA
- the HNF4G gene encoding hepatocyte nuclear factor 4-gamma isoform X1, with the protein MCVSKSMMRVSEPILDMEMANYSEVLDPTYTTLEFETMQILYNSNDSSVPETTSMNTTDNGVNCLCAICGDRATGKHYGASSCDGCKGFFRRSIRKSHVYSCRFSRQCVVDKDKRNQCRYCRLRKCFRAGMKKEAVQNERDRISTRRSTFDGSNIPSINTLAQAEVRSRQISVSSPGASTDINIKKIASIGDVCESMKQQLLVLVEWAKYIPAFCELPLDDQVALLRAHAGEHLLLGATKRSMVYKDILLLGNNYIIHRNSCEVEISRVANRVLDELVRPFQEIQIDDNEYACLKAIVFFDPDAKGLSDPVKIKNMRFQVQLSLEDYINDRQYDSRGRFGELLLLLPTLQSVTWQMIEQIQFVKLFGMVKIDNLLQEMLLGGASSEANHLHHPMHPHLSQDPLTGQTILLGPMSTLVHTDQISTPETPLPSPPQGSGQEPYKIVANQASVISHQPLSKQKQL; encoded by the exons ATGTGTGTATCTAAATCAATGATGAGGGTATCGGAACCGATACTGGACATGGAGATGGCAAATTACAGTGAAGTTTTGGACCCAACTTATACAACTTTGGAGTTTGAAACTATGCAGATTCTGTATAATTCAAATG ATAGTTCTGTCCCAGAGACAACAAGTATGAATACCACAGATAACGGTGTCAACTGTCTATGTGCTATATGTGGGGACAGAGCGACAGGAAAGCACTATGGCGCCTCCAGCTGTGATGGGTGCAAGGGCTTCTTCAGACGCAGCATCCGCAAGAGTCACGTTTATTCCTGCAG GTTCAGTCGGCAATGTGTTGTTGACAAAGACAAAAGGAATCAATGTAGATACTGTCGATTAAGAAAGTGCTTTAGAGcaggaatgaaaaaagaag CTGTGCAAAACGAACGTGATAGAATCAGCACGAGAAGAAGCACATTTGATGGCAGCAACATCCCCTCCATTAACACACTGGCACAAGCAGAAGTTCGGTCTCGCCAG ATCTCAGTCTCAAGCCCTGGTGCAAGCACTgacataaatattaagaaaattgcCAGTATTGGTGATGTCTGTGAATCCATGAAACAGCAGCTCTTAGTCTTGGTGGAATGGGCTAAATATATTCCTGCCTTTTGTGAGTTACCACTGGATGATCAG GTGGCACTGTTGAGAGCTCACGCAGGGGAACATTTACTGCTTGGAGCTACAAAGAGATCCATGGTGTATAAAGATATTTTGCTTTtgg GAAACAATTACATTATTCACCGCAACAGCTGTGAAGTTGAGATTAGCCGTGTGGCCAACCGGGTTCTAGACGAGCTGGTCCGACCATTTCAAGAAATTCAGATCGATGACAATGAATATGCTTGTTTGAAGGCAATTGTATTTTTTGATCCAG ACGCAAAAGGGCTAAGTGATCCAGTAAAGATTAAGAACATGCGGTTCCAAGTGCAGCTGAGTTTGGAGGACTACATCAACGACCGGCAGTACGACTCCCGGGGCAGGTTTGGGGAGCTGCTCTTGCTCCTGCCCACGCTGCAGAGCGTCACTTGGCAAATGATTGAGCAAATACAATTCGTTAAACTTTTTGGGATGGTTAAAATCGACAACTTACTTCAGGAGATGCTACTGGGTG GTGCTTCCAGTGAGGCTAACCATCTCCATCATCCAATGCACCCACATTTATCTCAAGATCCATTAACTGGACAAACTATACTTTTGGGTCCAATGTCAACACTGGTTCATACAGACCAGATCT